Proteins from one Salvelinus namaycush isolate Seneca chromosome 34, SaNama_1.0, whole genome shotgun sequence genomic window:
- the LOC120028853 gene encoding phosphatidylinositol transfer protein alpha isoform-like: MLIKEFRVILPISVEEYQVGQLYSVAETSKNETGGGEGVEVLKNEPYEKDGEKGQYTHKIYHLHSKVPNYVRILAPSTALNIHEKAWNAYPYCRTVITNEYMKDNFLIKIETWHKPDMGVQDNVHGLDPDQWKKTEVVYIDIADKNQVDAKDYKPEEDPAIFKSEKTGRGPLGPNWKKELPSNTNSPHMCAYKLVTVNFKWWGVQNKIENFIQKQEKRLFTKFHRQLFCLIDKWIGLTMEDIRRIEEATQKELDEMREKDPVKGSSASED; this comes from the exons ATGCTCATTAAAGAATT tcGAGTCATCCTCCCCATATCTGTGGAAGAG TACCAAGTGGGGCAGCTGTACTCTGTGGCTGAGACCAGTAAGAATGAGACGGGTGGAGGAGAAGGGGTGGAGGTTCTGAAGAATGAACCCTATGAGAAGGACGGAGAGAAGGGCCAGTACACCCACAAGATATATCACCTGCACAG TAAAGTGCCAAACTATGTGCGCATTCTGGCACCATCAACTGCTCTCAACATCCACGAGAAGGCCTGGAATGCTTACCCCTACTGTCGGACTG TTATTACA AATGAATACATGAAGGACAATTTTCTGATTAAAATTGAGACGTGGCACAAGCCCGACATGGGGGTTCAGGACAAT GTACACGGACTAGACCCAGACCAATGGAAGAAGACTGAAGTAGTCTACATTGACATCGCTGACAAAAACCAAGTGGATGCCAAG GACTATAAGCCAGAAGAAGATCCTGCCATATTCAAGTCAGAGAAGACAGGCAGGGGCCCCCTGGGGCCTAACTGGAAG AAAGAGCTTCCCAGCAACACAAACTCTCCTCACATGTGCGCCTATAAGTTAGTCACAGTCAACTTCAAATGGTGGGGAGTCCAGAACAAAATTGAGAACTTCATTCAGAAG CAAGAGAAGCGATTGTTTACAAAGTTCCACAGACAGCTGTTCTGTTTGATTGATAAATGGATCGGACTGACAATGGAGGACATTCGCCGTATTGAAGAGGCGACCCAAAAAGAGCTGGATGAG atGAGGGAGAAGGATCCAGTCAAAGGGAGTTCTGCTTCAGAGGACTGA
- the LOC120028326 gene encoding inositol polyphosphate 5-phosphatase K-like isoform X3, whose amino-acid sequence MENNDDTKEDPQSQVKNSVSMEKNCCNEDTFRLHMVTWNVATADPPDDISSLLHLNSPKTPDLYVIGFIIDMAVEDSWSHLFMSSLAPRGYLKVSSIRMQGLLLLFFSKLAHVPFIRDIQDTYSRTGISGYWGNKGGVSIRLSFYGHMLCFLNCHLAAHMQYASQRVDEFEYILDTQTFDPKKTPQILDHKLVFWFGDLNFRIQDHGMHFLRNCITSHKFNLLWSKDQLTMMKKTEALLQEFDEGPLDFQPTYKFDRFSDCYDSRPHGTWLGFHGKMRKPAWTDRILWRVKPKEPPPEEEKDEDRDSVLDEKNTKKKQEEEEEFPLKLKQDSYTSNMEYGVSDHKPVIGIFTLELRKMYETPLVRVCAEGEWSADFDAIVIYSPLQPFPSSAWDWIGLYKVGFTSVSDYITYTWVKDDEVSFNDELAQVYVSKDEIPLLGGECVLCYYCSTLQCIVGISSPFKVQESKVAVEGRSSTGEHRRP is encoded by the exons ATGGAGAATAACGATGATACCAAAGAAGACCCCCAGTCACAAGTCAAGAACTCAGTCAGCATGGAGAAGAACTGCTGCAACGAAGACACTTTCAG GCTTCACATGGTCACGTGGAATGTTGCTACAGCTGATCCTCCAGATGACATCAGCTCCTTGCTTCACCTGAACTCCCCAAAGACCCCAGACCTCTACGTGATTGG GTTCATCATAGACATGGCCGTTGAGGACTCCTGGAGCCATCTCTTCATGTCCAGCCTGGCACCACGAGGCTACCTGAAG GTGTCCTCCATCCGCATGCAGGGCCTCCTACTGCTGTTCTTCTCCAAACTGGCCCACGTTCCATTCATTAGAGACATCCAGGACACCTACTCTCGCACAGGCATCTCCGGCTACTGG GGGAATAAAGGCGGGGTGTCCATCCGCCTGTCTTTCTACGGCCACATGCTCTGCTTCCTCAACTGTCACCTGGCGGCACACATGCAGTACGCCTCGCAGCGCGTCGACGAGTTCGAGTACATCCTGGACACGCAGACCTTCGACCCCAAAAAGACACCGCAAATCCTCGACCACAA gctggtCTTTTGGTTTGGGGATTTGAACTTCCGCATCCAAGATCACGGCATGCATTTTTTGCGCAACTGCATCACCAGCCATAAGTTCAACTTGCTGTGGAGCAAAGACCAG CTGACCATGATGAAGAAGACGGAGGCTCTCCTGCAGGAGTTTGACGAAGGACCTCTGGACTTTCAACCAACCTACAAATTCGACAGGTTCTCTGACTGCTATGACAGCAG GCCCCACGGGACATGGCTTGGTTTCCA tgGTAAGATGCGTAAGCCAGCCTGGACAGACCGGATCCTGTGGCGGGTGAAGCCTAAAGAGCCACCCccagaggaggagaaggacgAGGACAGGGACTCTGTTCTGGACGAGAAGAACACCAAGAagaagcaggaggaggaggaagagttcCCTCTGAAACTCAAGCAGGACTCGTACACCAGCAACATGGAGTATGGCGTCAGCGACCACAAGCCTGTCATCGGCATCTTTACCTTGGAG TTGAGGAAGATGTACGAGACGCCGTTGGTGCGCGTGTGTGCCGAGGGTGAATGGAGCGCCGACTTTGACGCCATAGTGATCTACAGCCCCCTTCAGCCCTTCCCTTCTAGCGCCTGGGACTGGATAGGCCTCTACAAG GTGGGATTCACGAGTGTTTCGGACTACATTACCTACACCTGGGTGAAGGATGACGAGGTCTCGTTTAATGACGAGCTCGCCCAG GTCTATGTGAGCAAGGATGAGATTCCGCTGCTGGGAGGGGAGTGCGTGCTCTGCTATTACTGCAGTACGCTCCAATGCATTGTGGGTATTAGCTCACCCTTTAAG GTACAAGAGTCCAAAGTGGCCGTTGAGGGAAGGTCTAGCACCGGAGAACATCGACGGCCTTGA
- the LOC120028326 gene encoding inositol polyphosphate 5-phosphatase K-like isoform X1, producing the protein MENNDDTKEDPQSQVKNSVSMEKNCCNEDTFRLHMVTWNVATADPPDDISSLLHLNSPKTPDLYVIGLQEVYSAPHRFIIDMAVEDSWSHLFMSSLAPRGYLKVSSIRMQGLLLLFFSKLAHVPFIRDIQDTYSRTGISGYWGNKGGVSIRLSFYGHMLCFLNCHLAAHMQYASQRVDEFEYILDTQTFDPKKTPQILDHKLVFWFGDLNFRIQDHGMHFLRNCITSHKFNLLWSKDQLTMMKKTEALLQEFDEGPLDFQPTYKFDRFSDCYDSRPHGTWLGFHGKMRKPAWTDRILWRVKPKEPPPEEEKDEDRDSVLDEKNTKKKQEEEEEFPLKLKQDSYTSNMEYGVSDHKPVIGIFTLELRKMYETPLVRVCAEGEWSADFDAIVIYSPLQPFPSSAWDWIGLYKVGFTSVSDYITYTWVKDDEVSFNDELAQVYVSKDEIPLLGGECVLCYYCSTLQCIVGISSPFKVQESKVAVEGRSSTGEHRRP; encoded by the exons ATGGAGAATAACGATGATACCAAAGAAGACCCCCAGTCACAAGTCAAGAACTCAGTCAGCATGGAGAAGAACTGCTGCAACGAAGACACTTTCAG GCTTCACATGGTCACGTGGAATGTTGCTACAGCTGATCCTCCAGATGACATCAGCTCCTTGCTTCACCTGAACTCCCCAAAGACCCCAGACCTCTACGTGATTGG tcTCCAGGAGGTGTACTCTGCTCCTCACAGGTTCATCATAGACATGGCCGTTGAGGACTCCTGGAGCCATCTCTTCATGTCCAGCCTGGCACCACGAGGCTACCTGAAG GTGTCCTCCATCCGCATGCAGGGCCTCCTACTGCTGTTCTTCTCCAAACTGGCCCACGTTCCATTCATTAGAGACATCCAGGACACCTACTCTCGCACAGGCATCTCCGGCTACTGG GGGAATAAAGGCGGGGTGTCCATCCGCCTGTCTTTCTACGGCCACATGCTCTGCTTCCTCAACTGTCACCTGGCGGCACACATGCAGTACGCCTCGCAGCGCGTCGACGAGTTCGAGTACATCCTGGACACGCAGACCTTCGACCCCAAAAAGACACCGCAAATCCTCGACCACAA gctggtCTTTTGGTTTGGGGATTTGAACTTCCGCATCCAAGATCACGGCATGCATTTTTTGCGCAACTGCATCACCAGCCATAAGTTCAACTTGCTGTGGAGCAAAGACCAG CTGACCATGATGAAGAAGACGGAGGCTCTCCTGCAGGAGTTTGACGAAGGACCTCTGGACTTTCAACCAACCTACAAATTCGACAGGTTCTCTGACTGCTATGACAGCAG GCCCCACGGGACATGGCTTGGTTTCCA tgGTAAGATGCGTAAGCCAGCCTGGACAGACCGGATCCTGTGGCGGGTGAAGCCTAAAGAGCCACCCccagaggaggagaaggacgAGGACAGGGACTCTGTTCTGGACGAGAAGAACACCAAGAagaagcaggaggaggaggaagagttcCCTCTGAAACTCAAGCAGGACTCGTACACCAGCAACATGGAGTATGGCGTCAGCGACCACAAGCCTGTCATCGGCATCTTTACCTTGGAG TTGAGGAAGATGTACGAGACGCCGTTGGTGCGCGTGTGTGCCGAGGGTGAATGGAGCGCCGACTTTGACGCCATAGTGATCTACAGCCCCCTTCAGCCCTTCCCTTCTAGCGCCTGGGACTGGATAGGCCTCTACAAG GTGGGATTCACGAGTGTTTCGGACTACATTACCTACACCTGGGTGAAGGATGACGAGGTCTCGTTTAATGACGAGCTCGCCCAG GTCTATGTGAGCAAGGATGAGATTCCGCTGCTGGGAGGGGAGTGCGTGCTCTGCTATTACTGCAGTACGCTCCAATGCATTGTGGGTATTAGCTCACCCTTTAAG GTACAAGAGTCCAAAGTGGCCGTTGAGGGAAGGTCTAGCACCGGAGAACATCGACGGCCTTGA
- the LOC120028326 gene encoding inositol polyphosphate 5-phosphatase K-like isoform X6, with product MVKMLQFIIDMAVEDSWSHLFMSSLAPRGYLKVSSIRMQGLLLLFFSKLAHVPFIRDIQDTYSRTGISGYWGNKGGVSIRLSFYGHMLCFLNCHLAAHMQYASQRVDEFEYILDTQTFDPKKTPQILDHKLVFWFGDLNFRIQDHGMHFLRNCITSHKFNLLWSKDQLTMMKKTEALLQEFDEGPLDFQPTYKFDRFSDCYDSRPHGTWLGFHGKMRKPAWTDRILWRVKPKEPPPEEEKDEDRDSVLDEKNTKKKQEEEEEFPLKLKQDSYTSNMEYGVSDHKPVIGIFTLELRKMYETPLVRVCAEGEWSADFDAIVIYSPLQPFPSSAWDWIGLYKVGFTSVSDYITYTWVKDDEVSFNDELAQVYVSKDEIPLLGGECVLCYYCSTLQCIVGISSPFKVQESKVAVEGRSSTGEHRRP from the exons ATGGTGAAAATGCTTCA GTTCATCATAGACATGGCCGTTGAGGACTCCTGGAGCCATCTCTTCATGTCCAGCCTGGCACCACGAGGCTACCTGAAG GTGTCCTCCATCCGCATGCAGGGCCTCCTACTGCTGTTCTTCTCCAAACTGGCCCACGTTCCATTCATTAGAGACATCCAGGACACCTACTCTCGCACAGGCATCTCCGGCTACTGG GGGAATAAAGGCGGGGTGTCCATCCGCCTGTCTTTCTACGGCCACATGCTCTGCTTCCTCAACTGTCACCTGGCGGCACACATGCAGTACGCCTCGCAGCGCGTCGACGAGTTCGAGTACATCCTGGACACGCAGACCTTCGACCCCAAAAAGACACCGCAAATCCTCGACCACAA gctggtCTTTTGGTTTGGGGATTTGAACTTCCGCATCCAAGATCACGGCATGCATTTTTTGCGCAACTGCATCACCAGCCATAAGTTCAACTTGCTGTGGAGCAAAGACCAG CTGACCATGATGAAGAAGACGGAGGCTCTCCTGCAGGAGTTTGACGAAGGACCTCTGGACTTTCAACCAACCTACAAATTCGACAGGTTCTCTGACTGCTATGACAGCAG GCCCCACGGGACATGGCTTGGTTTCCA tgGTAAGATGCGTAAGCCAGCCTGGACAGACCGGATCCTGTGGCGGGTGAAGCCTAAAGAGCCACCCccagaggaggagaaggacgAGGACAGGGACTCTGTTCTGGACGAGAAGAACACCAAGAagaagcaggaggaggaggaagagttcCCTCTGAAACTCAAGCAGGACTCGTACACCAGCAACATGGAGTATGGCGTCAGCGACCACAAGCCTGTCATCGGCATCTTTACCTTGGAG TTGAGGAAGATGTACGAGACGCCGTTGGTGCGCGTGTGTGCCGAGGGTGAATGGAGCGCCGACTTTGACGCCATAGTGATCTACAGCCCCCTTCAGCCCTTCCCTTCTAGCGCCTGGGACTGGATAGGCCTCTACAAG GTGGGATTCACGAGTGTTTCGGACTACATTACCTACACCTGGGTGAAGGATGACGAGGTCTCGTTTAATGACGAGCTCGCCCAG GTCTATGTGAGCAAGGATGAGATTCCGCTGCTGGGAGGGGAGTGCGTGCTCTGCTATTACTGCAGTACGCTCCAATGCATTGTGGGTATTAGCTCACCCTTTAAG GTACAAGAGTCCAAAGTGGCCGTTGAGGGAAGGTCTAGCACCGGAGAACATCGACGGCCTTGA
- the LOC120028326 gene encoding inositol polyphosphate 5-phosphatase K-like isoform X2 has translation MENNDDTKEDPQSQVKNSVSMEKNCCNEDTFRLHMVTWNVATADPPDDISSLLHLNSPKTPDLYVIGLQEVYSAPHRFIIDMAVEDSWSHLFMSSLAPRGYLKVSSIRMQGLLLLFFSKLAHVPFIRDIQDTYSRTGISGYWGNKGGVSIRLSFYGHMLCFLNCHLAAHMQYASQRVDEFEYILDTQTFDPKKTPQILDHKLVFWFGDLNFRIQDHGMHFLRNCITSHKFNLLWSKDQLTMMKKTEALLQEFDEGPLDFQPTYKFDRFSDCYDSSGKMRKPAWTDRILWRVKPKEPPPEEEKDEDRDSVLDEKNTKKKQEEEEEFPLKLKQDSYTSNMEYGVSDHKPVIGIFTLELRKMYETPLVRVCAEGEWSADFDAIVIYSPLQPFPSSAWDWIGLYKVGFTSVSDYITYTWVKDDEVSFNDELAQVYVSKDEIPLLGGECVLCYYCSTLQCIVGISSPFKVQESKVAVEGRSSTGEHRRP, from the exons ATGGAGAATAACGATGATACCAAAGAAGACCCCCAGTCACAAGTCAAGAACTCAGTCAGCATGGAGAAGAACTGCTGCAACGAAGACACTTTCAG GCTTCACATGGTCACGTGGAATGTTGCTACAGCTGATCCTCCAGATGACATCAGCTCCTTGCTTCACCTGAACTCCCCAAAGACCCCAGACCTCTACGTGATTGG tcTCCAGGAGGTGTACTCTGCTCCTCACAGGTTCATCATAGACATGGCCGTTGAGGACTCCTGGAGCCATCTCTTCATGTCCAGCCTGGCACCACGAGGCTACCTGAAG GTGTCCTCCATCCGCATGCAGGGCCTCCTACTGCTGTTCTTCTCCAAACTGGCCCACGTTCCATTCATTAGAGACATCCAGGACACCTACTCTCGCACAGGCATCTCCGGCTACTGG GGGAATAAAGGCGGGGTGTCCATCCGCCTGTCTTTCTACGGCCACATGCTCTGCTTCCTCAACTGTCACCTGGCGGCACACATGCAGTACGCCTCGCAGCGCGTCGACGAGTTCGAGTACATCCTGGACACGCAGACCTTCGACCCCAAAAAGACACCGCAAATCCTCGACCACAA gctggtCTTTTGGTTTGGGGATTTGAACTTCCGCATCCAAGATCACGGCATGCATTTTTTGCGCAACTGCATCACCAGCCATAAGTTCAACTTGCTGTGGAGCAAAGACCAG CTGACCATGATGAAGAAGACGGAGGCTCTCCTGCAGGAGTTTGACGAAGGACCTCTGGACTTTCAACCAACCTACAAATTCGACAGGTTCTCTGACTGCTATGACAGCAG tgGTAAGATGCGTAAGCCAGCCTGGACAGACCGGATCCTGTGGCGGGTGAAGCCTAAAGAGCCACCCccagaggaggagaaggacgAGGACAGGGACTCTGTTCTGGACGAGAAGAACACCAAGAagaagcaggaggaggaggaagagttcCCTCTGAAACTCAAGCAGGACTCGTACACCAGCAACATGGAGTATGGCGTCAGCGACCACAAGCCTGTCATCGGCATCTTTACCTTGGAG TTGAGGAAGATGTACGAGACGCCGTTGGTGCGCGTGTGTGCCGAGGGTGAATGGAGCGCCGACTTTGACGCCATAGTGATCTACAGCCCCCTTCAGCCCTTCCCTTCTAGCGCCTGGGACTGGATAGGCCTCTACAAG GTGGGATTCACGAGTGTTTCGGACTACATTACCTACACCTGGGTGAAGGATGACGAGGTCTCGTTTAATGACGAGCTCGCCCAG GTCTATGTGAGCAAGGATGAGATTCCGCTGCTGGGAGGGGAGTGCGTGCTCTGCTATTACTGCAGTACGCTCCAATGCATTGTGGGTATTAGCTCACCCTTTAAG GTACAAGAGTCCAAAGTGGCCGTTGAGGGAAGGTCTAGCACCGGAGAACATCGACGGCCTTGA
- the LOC120028326 gene encoding inositol polyphosphate 5-phosphatase K-like isoform X4 has translation MTWTPRPSSKSRWLHMVTWNVATADPPDDISSLLHLNSPKTPDLYVIGLQEVYSAPHRFIIDMAVEDSWSHLFMSSLAPRGYLKVSSIRMQGLLLLFFSKLAHVPFIRDIQDTYSRTGISGYWGNKGGVSIRLSFYGHMLCFLNCHLAAHMQYASQRVDEFEYILDTQTFDPKKTPQILDHKLVFWFGDLNFRIQDHGMHFLRNCITSHKFNLLWSKDQLTMMKKTEALLQEFDEGPLDFQPTYKFDRFSDCYDSRPHGTWLGFHGKMRKPAWTDRILWRVKPKEPPPEEEKDEDRDSVLDEKNTKKKQEEEEEFPLKLKQDSYTSNMEYGVSDHKPVIGIFTLELRKMYETPLVRVCAEGEWSADFDAIVIYSPLQPFPSSAWDWIGLYKVGFTSVSDYITYTWVKDDEVSFNDELAQVYVSKDEIPLLGGECVLCYYCSTLQCIVGISSPFKVQESKVAVEGRSSTGEHRRP, from the exons ATGACCTGGACCCCTCGCCCCAGCTCCAAGAGCAGATG GCTTCACATGGTCACGTGGAATGTTGCTACAGCTGATCCTCCAGATGACATCAGCTCCTTGCTTCACCTGAACTCCCCAAAGACCCCAGACCTCTACGTGATTGG tcTCCAGGAGGTGTACTCTGCTCCTCACAGGTTCATCATAGACATGGCCGTTGAGGACTCCTGGAGCCATCTCTTCATGTCCAGCCTGGCACCACGAGGCTACCTGAAG GTGTCCTCCATCCGCATGCAGGGCCTCCTACTGCTGTTCTTCTCCAAACTGGCCCACGTTCCATTCATTAGAGACATCCAGGACACCTACTCTCGCACAGGCATCTCCGGCTACTGG GGGAATAAAGGCGGGGTGTCCATCCGCCTGTCTTTCTACGGCCACATGCTCTGCTTCCTCAACTGTCACCTGGCGGCACACATGCAGTACGCCTCGCAGCGCGTCGACGAGTTCGAGTACATCCTGGACACGCAGACCTTCGACCCCAAAAAGACACCGCAAATCCTCGACCACAA gctggtCTTTTGGTTTGGGGATTTGAACTTCCGCATCCAAGATCACGGCATGCATTTTTTGCGCAACTGCATCACCAGCCATAAGTTCAACTTGCTGTGGAGCAAAGACCAG CTGACCATGATGAAGAAGACGGAGGCTCTCCTGCAGGAGTTTGACGAAGGACCTCTGGACTTTCAACCAACCTACAAATTCGACAGGTTCTCTGACTGCTATGACAGCAG GCCCCACGGGACATGGCTTGGTTTCCA tgGTAAGATGCGTAAGCCAGCCTGGACAGACCGGATCCTGTGGCGGGTGAAGCCTAAAGAGCCACCCccagaggaggagaaggacgAGGACAGGGACTCTGTTCTGGACGAGAAGAACACCAAGAagaagcaggaggaggaggaagagttcCCTCTGAAACTCAAGCAGGACTCGTACACCAGCAACATGGAGTATGGCGTCAGCGACCACAAGCCTGTCATCGGCATCTTTACCTTGGAG TTGAGGAAGATGTACGAGACGCCGTTGGTGCGCGTGTGTGCCGAGGGTGAATGGAGCGCCGACTTTGACGCCATAGTGATCTACAGCCCCCTTCAGCCCTTCCCTTCTAGCGCCTGGGACTGGATAGGCCTCTACAAG GTGGGATTCACGAGTGTTTCGGACTACATTACCTACACCTGGGTGAAGGATGACGAGGTCTCGTTTAATGACGAGCTCGCCCAG GTCTATGTGAGCAAGGATGAGATTCCGCTGCTGGGAGGGGAGTGCGTGCTCTGCTATTACTGCAGTACGCTCCAATGCATTGTGGGTATTAGCTCACCCTTTAAG GTACAAGAGTCCAAAGTGGCCGTTGAGGGAAGGTCTAGCACCGGAGAACATCGACGGCCTTGA
- the LOC120028326 gene encoding phosphatidylinositol 4,5-bisphosphate 5-phosphatase A-like isoform X5, with the protein MENNDDTKEDPQSQVKNSVSMEKNCCNEDTFRLHMVTWNVATADPPDDISSLLHLNSPKTPDLYVIGLQEVYSAPHRFIIDMAVEDSWSHLFMSSLAPRGYLKVSSIRMQGLLLLFFSKLAHVPFIRDIQDTYSRTGISGYWGNKGGVSIRLSFYGHMLCFLNCHLAAHMQYASQRVDEFEYILDTQTFDPKKTPQILDHKLVFWFGDLNFRIQDHGMHFLRNCITSHKFNLLWSKDQLTMMKKTEALLQEFDEGPLDFQPTYKFDRFSDCYDSRPHGTWLGFHGKMRKPAWTDRILWRVKPKEPPPEEEKDEDRDSVLDEKNTKKKQEEEEEFPLKLKQDSYTSNMEYGVSDHKPVIGIFTLELRKMYETPLVRVCAEGEWSADFDAIVIYSPLQPFPSSAWDWIGLYKVCVPGGIHECFGLHYLHLGEG; encoded by the exons ATGGAGAATAACGATGATACCAAAGAAGACCCCCAGTCACAAGTCAAGAACTCAGTCAGCATGGAGAAGAACTGCTGCAACGAAGACACTTTCAG GCTTCACATGGTCACGTGGAATGTTGCTACAGCTGATCCTCCAGATGACATCAGCTCCTTGCTTCACCTGAACTCCCCAAAGACCCCAGACCTCTACGTGATTGG tcTCCAGGAGGTGTACTCTGCTCCTCACAGGTTCATCATAGACATGGCCGTTGAGGACTCCTGGAGCCATCTCTTCATGTCCAGCCTGGCACCACGAGGCTACCTGAAG GTGTCCTCCATCCGCATGCAGGGCCTCCTACTGCTGTTCTTCTCCAAACTGGCCCACGTTCCATTCATTAGAGACATCCAGGACACCTACTCTCGCACAGGCATCTCCGGCTACTGG GGGAATAAAGGCGGGGTGTCCATCCGCCTGTCTTTCTACGGCCACATGCTCTGCTTCCTCAACTGTCACCTGGCGGCACACATGCAGTACGCCTCGCAGCGCGTCGACGAGTTCGAGTACATCCTGGACACGCAGACCTTCGACCCCAAAAAGACACCGCAAATCCTCGACCACAA gctggtCTTTTGGTTTGGGGATTTGAACTTCCGCATCCAAGATCACGGCATGCATTTTTTGCGCAACTGCATCACCAGCCATAAGTTCAACTTGCTGTGGAGCAAAGACCAG CTGACCATGATGAAGAAGACGGAGGCTCTCCTGCAGGAGTTTGACGAAGGACCTCTGGACTTTCAACCAACCTACAAATTCGACAGGTTCTCTGACTGCTATGACAGCAG GCCCCACGGGACATGGCTTGGTTTCCA tgGTAAGATGCGTAAGCCAGCCTGGACAGACCGGATCCTGTGGCGGGTGAAGCCTAAAGAGCCACCCccagaggaggagaaggacgAGGACAGGGACTCTGTTCTGGACGAGAAGAACACCAAGAagaagcaggaggaggaggaagagttcCCTCTGAAACTCAAGCAGGACTCGTACACCAGCAACATGGAGTATGGCGTCAGCGACCACAAGCCTGTCATCGGCATCTTTACCTTGGAG TTGAGGAAGATGTACGAGACGCCGTTGGTGCGCGTGTGTGCCGAGGGTGAATGGAGCGCCGACTTTGACGCCATAGTGATCTACAGCCCCCTTCAGCCCTTCCCTTCTAGCGCCTGGGACTGGATAGGCCTCTACAAG GTTTGTGTTCCAGGTGGGATTCACGAGTGTTTCGGACTACATTACCTACACCTGGGTGAAGGATGA